The following proteins are co-located in the Castanea sativa cultivar Marrone di Chiusa Pesio chromosome 8, ASM4071231v1 genome:
- the LOC142605798 gene encoding uncharacterized protein LOC142605798 gives MSQPYDNTLVVTSRIGGFLVKRVMIDQGSGAEIVYPDLYKGLGLKPKDLSKYDTPLVRFDGKIVVPEGQIRLPIVTNGKEVMVFSNRIEIPNRRSSGILLSLVQNFDVSLQIEDQVEILLSLVQNFDVFAWSPYKLPEVNLAFISHKLNADPLMPLKKQKLRRSSKPHIEAVKEKVEKLKKARAIKEVFFPKWLSNTIVVKTNGKWRVYVDFTDLN, from the exons ATGTCACAGCCATATGACAACACTCTGGTTGTGACCTCGCGGATTGGAGGGTTCTtggtgaagagggtgatgatagatcaagggAGTGGGGCTGAGATAGTGTATCCCGATCTATATAAGGGATTAGGTTTGAAACCTAAAGATCTTAGCAAGTATGACACACCTTTAGTAAGGTTTGATGGGAAGATAGTGGTGCCCGAAGGGCAAATAAGGCTCCCAATTGTGACCAATGGAAAGGAAGTCATG GTATTTTCAAATAGGATAGAGATTCCAAATAGAAGATCAAGTGGAATCCTCTTATCGCTAGTACAGAACTTTGATGTGAGCTTACAAATAGAAGATCAAGTGGAAATCCTCCTGTCACTAGTACAGAACtttgatgtatttgcatggagccCATACAAACTACCCGAGGTGAATCTAGCTTTTATCAGTCATAAGCTGAATGCAGACCCCTTAATGCCACTGAAAAAGCAAAAGCTGAGAAGGTCATCAAAACCACATATAGAGGCAGTGAAGGAAAAAGTGGAGAAATTGAAGAAGGCAAGGGCTATCAAAGAGGTGTTCTTCCCTAAGTGGCTATCAAATACAATAGTGGTGAAAACAAATGGGAAATGGAGGGTTTACGTTGATTTTACTGATCTTAATTGA
- the LOC142605797 gene encoding uncharacterized protein LOC142605797, with amino-acid sequence MVNKMFKDQTREIVEVCIDDMVVKRRKIGEHIPNLIEVFEILRQHKLRLNASKCALGMGSGKYLGGQVEATNKTIVNGLKKRLEGARGNWTKELQSVLWAYQTTLGRSTRETPFSMTYGAEAVTLVEISLSSMRVANFSLSSNDVQMAMKLDLSEERRDMASIRLANYQQKLARGYNRNMRPMEFIVGDLVLQRAVGSMKN; translated from the exons ATGGTCAACAAGATGTTCAAAGATCAGACCAGGGAAATAGTGGAAGTCTGtattgatgacatggtggtcAAGAGAAGGAAGATTGGGGAGCATATACCGAAtctaattgaagtttttgagaTATTGAGACAACATAAGTTGCGCCTCAATGCAAGCAAATGTGCACTTGGCATGGGGTCTGGAAAATACTTGGG TGGACAAGTGGAAGCTACCAACAAAACGATTGTCAATGGGCTGAAGAAGAGACTAGAGGGGGCAAGAGGGAATTGGACCAAGGAGCTACAAAGTGTGTTGTGGGCTTACCAAACCACCTTAGGGAGGTCAACCAGAGAAACCCCTTTTTCCATGACATATGGGGCAGAAGCAGTTACCCTAGTGGAGATAAGCCTGTCAAGTATGAGAGTTGCTAATTTCTCTCTGAGTAGTAATGATGTGCAAATGGCCATGAAATTAGACCTTTCAGAAGAAAGGCGAGACATGGCATCCATCCGACTTGCCAACTATCAACAAAAACTAGCTCGAGGGTACAACAGGAATATGAGGCCCATGGAGTTCATTGTAGGAGACCTAGTTCTGCAGAGAGCAGTAGGAAGTATGAAAAACTAG